One Arthrobacter sp. Marseille-P9274 genomic region harbors:
- a CDS encoding DUF72 domain-containing protein yields the protein MAAAGPVARIGISGWRYAPWRGTFYPKGLPQRRELEYAAGHLDSLELNGSFYSLQRPSSWQQWRDATPPGFVFAVKGGRYVTHMQRLRNTRQALANFFASGMLALGGKLGPFLWQTPETLRYDPAVVEEFLALLPRTTTAAARLASEHTDKVKDRSWFEVAEERPLRHAMEVRSPTFIDERFYEQLRQTNTALVMADSAGTWPMLHEVTADFVYVRLHGKDELYVSGYSDEDLDRWAGTVHGWLDGTGCPDGTGRDVYVYFDNDVKVHAPYNAMGLAERVGRRP from the coding sequence ATGGCGGCAGCAGGGCCGGTCGCACGGATCGGCATTTCCGGATGGCGTTACGCGCCGTGGCGCGGCACGTTCTATCCCAAGGGGCTGCCGCAGCGGCGGGAGCTCGAATACGCGGCCGGGCACCTGGACTCCCTCGAGCTCAACGGCTCCTTCTACTCGCTGCAGCGGCCCTCCAGCTGGCAGCAGTGGCGCGACGCCACACCGCCCGGGTTCGTCTTCGCGGTCAAGGGCGGCCGCTACGTCACGCACATGCAGCGGCTGCGCAACACCCGCCAGGCACTGGCCAACTTCTTCGCCTCCGGGATGCTCGCGCTCGGCGGCAAGCTCGGCCCGTTCCTCTGGCAGACCCCGGAGACCCTGCGCTATGACCCCGCCGTCGTCGAGGAATTCCTGGCGCTGCTGCCAAGGACAACGACGGCGGCTGCGCGCCTTGCGTCCGAGCACACCGACAAGGTGAAGGACCGGTCCTGGTTCGAGGTGGCCGAGGAGCGGCCGCTGCGGCACGCGATGGAGGTGCGCAGCCCCACCTTCATCGACGAGCGGTTCTACGAGCAGCTGCGGCAGACCAACACGGCCCTGGTCATGGCGGACAGCGCCGGGACGTGGCCGATGCTGCACGAGGTCACGGCGGACTTCGTCTACGTGCGGCTGCACGGAAAGGACGAGCTCTACGTCAGCGGGTACAGCGATGAGGACCTGGACCGCTGGGCCGGAACCGTGCACGGCTGGCTGGACGGTACGGGCTGCCCGGACGGCACGGGCCGGGACGTCTATGTGTACTTCGACAACGACGTGAAGGTCCACGCGCCCTACAACGCCATGGGACTGGCCGAGCGGGTCGGCCGGCGGCCCTAG
- a CDS encoding thymidine kinase, translating into MAKLYFRYGAMNSGKSTGLLQVAFNYEERGQRVVLAKPHVDTKGDTAIVSRLGVKREADFLIRPGESVRERFAQMASGEDPDALLEHVDIQPVACLLVDEAQFLEPGQVDDLFRIAVLDNVPVLAYGIRTDFRTEAFPGAGRLLEIAHTLEELKTICRCGRKAVFNTRRVGDEIVFDGDQVAIDGQDVSYESLCGTCYLEASGSRLGS; encoded by the coding sequence TTGGCCAAGCTCTATTTCCGCTACGGCGCCATGAACTCCGGGAAATCCACCGGGCTGCTGCAGGTCGCGTTCAACTACGAGGAGCGCGGGCAGCGGGTGGTGCTGGCCAAGCCGCACGTGGACACGAAGGGCGACACCGCCATCGTGTCCCGCCTCGGCGTCAAGCGCGAGGCGGACTTCCTGATCCGGCCGGGCGAGTCGGTACGGGAGCGCTTCGCGCAGATGGCCTCCGGCGAGGACCCGGACGCGCTGCTCGAGCATGTCGACATCCAGCCGGTGGCCTGCCTGCTGGTGGACGAGGCGCAGTTCCTCGAACCGGGGCAGGTTGATGACCTGTTCCGCATCGCCGTGCTGGACAACGTGCCGGTCCTGGCCTACGGCATCCGCACGGATTTCCGCACCGAGGCGTTCCCGGGTGCGGGCCGCCTGCTGGAAATCGCCCACACGCTCGAGGAGCTGAAGACTATCTGCCGCTGCGGGCGCAAGGCCGTCTTCAACACCCGCCGGGTGGGCGACGAAATCGTGTTCGACGGCGACCAGGTGGCCATCGACGGGCAGGACGTGTCCTACGAGTCGCTCTGCGGCACCTGCTACCTCGAGGCATCGGGCAGCCGGCTCGGTTCCTGA
- a CDS encoding DUF3151 domain-containing protein, with product MAEFRKNLLGPDATELPEETDVLARLYAGDEALDLAAKHPTSSLVWAILADEAFAEGRTIESYAFARVGYHRGLDALRRAGWRGAGPIPWEHEPNRGFLRALYALGRAAAAIGESEEVDRINKFLDESDPSARAAIEGA from the coding sequence GTGGCCGAATTCCGCAAGAACCTGCTCGGCCCGGACGCCACCGAGCTGCCGGAGGAAACCGACGTGCTGGCCCGGCTCTACGCCGGAGACGAGGCCCTTGACCTCGCAGCCAAGCACCCGACGTCGTCGTTGGTCTGGGCCATCCTGGCGGACGAAGCCTTCGCCGAAGGCCGGACCATCGAGTCCTACGCCTTCGCCCGCGTCGGCTACCACCGGGGCCTGGACGCGCTGCGCCGCGCGGGCTGGCGCGGTGCCGGACCCATCCCGTGGGAGCACGAGCCGAACCGCGGTTTCCTGCGCGCCCTCTACGCGCTGGGCCGCGCCGCCGCCGCCATCGGCGAGAGCGAGGAAGTCGACCGGATCAACAAGTTCCTGGACGAGTCCGACCCGTCGGCGAGGGCCGCGATCGAAGGCGCCTGA
- the fbaA gene encoding class II fructose-bisphosphate aldolase, which translates to MSLYQGVRMPVATPEIYAEMIDRAKSSGFAYPAINVTSSQTLNAALQGFADAGSDGIIQVSTGGAAYWSGAGVKDMVAGSLGFAAFAREVAKKYPVNVALHTDHCPKDKLDAFVLPLLAESEAAVKRGEDPIFQSHMWDGSAETLEENLRIAEDLLARTAAAKIILEVEIGTVGGEEDGVENEINEKLYTTVDDGLKTIEALGAGEKGRYITALTFGNVHGVYKPGGVKLRPELLKQIQDEVGGKIGKNKPFDLVFHGGSGSSAQEIADAVSYGVIKMNVDTDTQYAFTRPVAGHMFANYDGVLKVDGEVGNKKTYDPRVWGAAAEKNMAARVVEAAQQLGSAGKSVK; encoded by the coding sequence TTGTCTCTCTATCAAGGAGTCCGCATGCCTGTTGCAACCCCTGAGATCTATGCCGAGATGATCGACCGCGCCAAGAGCAGCGGCTTCGCCTACCCTGCCATCAACGTGACGTCGTCGCAGACGCTCAACGCCGCGCTGCAGGGCTTCGCCGACGCCGGTTCCGACGGCATTATCCAGGTCTCGACCGGCGGCGCCGCCTACTGGTCCGGCGCCGGCGTCAAGGACATGGTCGCCGGGTCGCTGGGCTTCGCCGCGTTCGCCCGCGAGGTCGCCAAGAAGTACCCGGTCAATGTCGCCCTGCACACGGACCACTGCCCGAAGGACAAGCTGGACGCCTTCGTGCTGCCGCTGCTCGCCGAGTCCGAGGCCGCCGTGAAGCGCGGCGAGGACCCTATCTTCCAGTCGCACATGTGGGACGGCTCCGCCGAGACCCTGGAAGAAAACCTGCGCATCGCCGAAGACCTGCTGGCCCGCACCGCGGCCGCCAAGATCATCCTCGAGGTGGAGATCGGCACCGTCGGCGGCGAGGAAGACGGCGTCGAGAACGAGATCAACGAGAAGCTCTACACCACGGTCGACGACGGCCTGAAGACCATCGAGGCCCTCGGCGCCGGGGAGAAGGGCCGCTACATCACGGCGCTGACCTTCGGCAACGTCCACGGCGTCTACAAGCCGGGCGGCGTCAAGCTGCGCCCCGAACTGCTCAAGCAGATCCAGGACGAGGTCGGCGGCAAGATCGGCAAGAACAAGCCGTTCGACCTGGTGTTCCACGGCGGCTCCGGCTCCTCGGCACAGGAAATCGCCGACGCGGTCTCCTACGGCGTCATCAAGATGAACGTGGACACCGACACCCAGTACGCCTTCACCCGTCCGGTCGCCGGCCACATGTTCGCCAACTACGACGGCGTGCTCAAGGTCGACGGCGAGGTCGGCAACAAGAAGACCTACGACCCCCGCGTGTGGGGCGCCGCCGCGGAGAAGAACATGGCCGCCCGCGTTGTCGAGGCTGCCCAGCAGCTCGGCTCCGCCGGAAAGTCGGTCAAGTAG
- a CDS encoding TrmH family RNA methyltransferase, which yields MEENDSAAPAAPSVGVGPWEGPLPEGEHWDPELLANGDTRNVVDGYRYWKHEAIVADLDCRRHSFHVAIENWQHDLNIGSVVRTANAFMAKEVHIIGRRRWNRRGAMVTDRYQHVRHHPTVEEFVAWAQGEGLRIIGIDNFPDSVPLETYDLPENCVLVFGQEGPGLTPEVHQAADATLSIAQFGSTRSINASAAASIAMHAWIRRHVFGQKV from the coding sequence GTGGAAGAGAACGATAGCGCCGCCCCCGCCGCACCGAGCGTGGGCGTGGGGCCTTGGGAAGGCCCGCTGCCCGAGGGCGAGCACTGGGATCCCGAACTGCTGGCCAACGGGGACACCCGGAACGTGGTGGACGGGTACCGCTACTGGAAGCACGAGGCGATCGTCGCGGACCTGGACTGCCGCCGGCACAGCTTCCACGTCGCGATCGAGAACTGGCAGCATGACCTGAACATCGGCTCGGTGGTGCGCACCGCCAACGCGTTCATGGCCAAGGAAGTCCACATCATCGGACGACGGCGGTGGAACCGGCGCGGGGCGATGGTCACCGACCGCTACCAGCACGTCCGGCACCATCCCACCGTGGAGGAGTTTGTCGCCTGGGCGCAGGGCGAGGGGCTGCGGATCATCGGGATCGACAACTTTCCGGATTCCGTGCCGCTGGAGACCTACGACCTGCCGGAAAACTGCGTGCTGGTGTTCGGACAGGAAGGCCCGGGGCTGACGCCGGAGGTGCACCAGGCCGCGGACGCGACTCTGTCCATCGCCCAGTTCGGCTCGACCCGTTCCATCAACGCCTCCGCTGCGGCGTCGATCGCCATGCACGCGTGGATCCGGCGCCACGTCTTCGGCCAGAAGGTCTAG
- the hrpB gene encoding ATP-dependent helicase HrpB gives MTASPRVPDAPDVFDLAAIGAGLVFARSLGELAAALSEGAPAGTAVVQAPPGTGKTTLVPPLVANLVARPASAGQRSPHRVVVTQPRRVAARAAARRLAFLDGGRLGDRVGYTVRGERRTSPGTLIEFVTPGILLRRLLADPGLEGTAAVVLDEVHERGLETDLLVGMLGEVRQLRDDLALVAMSATLDAPRFASLIGKYDGGGPAPVVDCPSALHPLEVDWVPAPGPRLDERGVSRAFLDHVADTAAGTHRRAVARDPGVDALVFVPGAREVSHVAARLGARAAGTEVLELHGQVSSAEQDRAVSGREPGGRPRIIVSTALAESSLTVPGVRLVVDSGLAREPRRDSNRGMSGLVTVSASRASAEQRAGRAARQGPGTVVRCYDQRTFAAAPAHPTPEIAAADLTGAALVLACWGAPGGKGLALPDEPPAGAMEEAMRVLRGLGAAAPDGLATELGRTLARIPADPRLARALLVGARLLGGKAGAGRAAEVVAMVEGEARASGADLTRLLPELRSGRNPAAGRWREEARRMGTIAREEAHGIVPDAVLDAPVADGEAVGLVVALAFPERVARRMPGQAGGQESYLLASGTRAGLPAGSSLAGQEWLAVAEVSRAQGRDAAGTGAVIRAAAPLGADTAEAAVGHLLSDDVQARFDGGKVAARRERRLGAIVLASTPVKPSAREGHAAVTRALAAEGLGVIGWSDAADALRRRLALLHHELGEPWPDMAERALLSRLEEWLAPEIDALAGGTPAGRISLADPLRRLLPWPEAGRLDELAPERLEVASGSRVRIDYPDVGNDGGRPVVAVKLQECFGWAETPRLVDGRVPVLFHLLSPAGRPLAVTDDLASFWSGPYAQVRAEMRGRYPKHPWPEDPWTAPATAKTKRRM, from the coding sequence GTGACAGCTTCGCCCCGCGTTCCCGATGCCCCTGATGTATTCGACCTTGCCGCAATCGGCGCCGGTCTGGTTTTTGCGCGGTCACTGGGCGAGCTGGCAGCGGCGCTGAGCGAGGGCGCGCCGGCGGGGACCGCGGTGGTGCAGGCCCCGCCGGGCACCGGCAAGACCACGCTGGTCCCGCCGCTGGTGGCCAACCTCGTCGCCCGCCCGGCCTCCGCGGGGCAGCGTTCCCCGCACCGCGTGGTGGTCACGCAGCCGCGCCGGGTCGCCGCCCGCGCCGCGGCGCGCCGCCTGGCCTTTCTCGATGGCGGCCGTCTGGGTGACCGCGTCGGCTACACGGTGCGCGGGGAGCGCAGGACCAGCCCCGGCACGCTGATCGAATTCGTCACGCCCGGAATCCTGCTGCGCCGCCTGCTCGCGGATCCCGGGCTCGAGGGGACAGCGGCGGTGGTCCTGGACGAGGTGCACGAGCGCGGGCTGGAGACGGACCTGCTGGTGGGCATGCTCGGCGAGGTCCGGCAGTTGCGCGATGACCTGGCGCTGGTGGCAATGTCGGCCACCCTGGACGCCCCGCGCTTCGCATCCCTCATCGGGAAGTACGACGGCGGTGGGCCGGCGCCCGTGGTCGACTGTCCTTCGGCGCTGCATCCGCTGGAGGTGGACTGGGTCCCGGCGCCGGGCCCGCGCCTGGACGAGCGCGGCGTGTCCCGCGCCTTCCTGGACCACGTGGCTGACACGGCGGCCGGAACACACCGGCGCGCCGTGGCCCGCGATCCCGGTGTCGATGCGCTGGTCTTCGTTCCGGGCGCCCGCGAGGTCTCCCACGTTGCCGCGCGGCTCGGCGCCAGGGCCGCGGGGACCGAGGTGCTGGAGCTGCACGGCCAGGTCAGTTCCGCCGAACAGGATCGCGCCGTCTCAGGCCGCGAACCCGGCGGCCGTCCCCGCATTATCGTCTCGACGGCGCTGGCCGAATCCTCGCTGACGGTGCCGGGCGTGAGGCTGGTGGTCGACTCCGGACTTGCCCGCGAGCCGCGCCGCGATTCCAACCGCGGAATGTCCGGCCTGGTGACGGTTTCCGCCTCCCGGGCATCCGCCGAACAGCGGGCAGGCCGCGCCGCCCGGCAGGGACCGGGCACCGTGGTCCGCTGCTACGACCAGAGAACCTTCGCCGCCGCGCCGGCCCATCCCACGCCGGAGATCGCCGCCGCGGACCTGACCGGTGCCGCGCTGGTCCTGGCGTGCTGGGGCGCGCCCGGCGGCAAGGGGCTGGCACTGCCGGACGAGCCGCCGGCGGGAGCCATGGAGGAGGCCATGCGGGTGCTGCGCGGCCTCGGCGCTGCGGCACCGGACGGACTCGCCACCGAGCTGGGCCGGACGCTCGCACGGATTCCCGCGGACCCGCGGCTGGCCCGGGCGCTGCTGGTCGGCGCCCGGCTGCTTGGCGGTAAAGCCGGCGCCGGGCGCGCGGCCGAGGTGGTCGCCATGGTCGAGGGCGAGGCCAGGGCCTCCGGGGCGGACCTCACTCGGCTCCTGCCGGAGCTGCGTTCCGGCAGGAATCCCGCCGCGGGCCGGTGGCGGGAAGAAGCCCGGCGCATGGGCACCATTGCCCGGGAGGAAGCCCACGGCATCGTTCCAGACGCCGTGCTGGATGCACCCGTGGCGGACGGGGAAGCCGTCGGGCTCGTCGTCGCGCTGGCCTTCCCGGAGCGAGTGGCGCGGCGGATGCCGGGGCAGGCCGGAGGGCAGGAGAGCTACCTGCTGGCCTCCGGGACCCGCGCCGGGCTTCCCGCCGGAAGCTCGCTGGCCGGCCAGGAATGGCTGGCGGTCGCCGAGGTTTCCCGGGCGCAGGGCCGCGACGCCGCCGGCACGGGCGCCGTGATCCGCGCCGCCGCGCCGCTGGGAGCGGACACCGCGGAAGCCGCCGTCGGACATCTGCTCAGCGACGATGTGCAGGCGAGGTTCGACGGCGGGAAGGTCGCCGCGCGGCGCGAGCGGCGGCTCGGGGCGATTGTGCTGGCCTCCACGCCGGTGAAGCCGTCGGCGCGGGAGGGGCACGCCGCCGTGACCCGGGCGCTCGCGGCCGAGGGGCTGGGCGTGATCGGCTGGTCCGATGCCGCGGACGCGCTCCGGCGCCGGCTCGCCTTGCTGCACCACGAACTGGGAGAGCCGTGGCCGGACATGGCCGAGCGGGCGCTGCTGTCGCGGCTGGAGGAGTGGCTGGCGCCGGAGATCGACGCGCTCGCCGGCGGAACCCCGGCCGGGCGGATCAGCCTGGCGGACCCGCTGCGCCGGCTGCTTCCCTGGCCGGAAGCCGGCCGGCTGGACGAGTTGGCGCCGGAGCGGCTCGAGGTGGCCAGCGGTTCGCGGGTGCGGATCGATTATCCCGACGTGGGGAACGACGGCGGCCGGCCCGTGGTGGCGGTCAAGCTGCAGGAGTGTTTCGGCTGGGCGGAGACGCCCCGGCTGGTGGACGGGCGGGTGCCGGTGCTGTTCCACCTGCTCTCCCCGGCCGGGCGGCCGCTCGCGGTGACGGACGACCTGGCCTCCTTCTGGTCGGGCCCATACGCCCAGGTCCGGGCCGAGATGCGCGGCCGCTATCCGAAGCACCCCTGGCCCGAAGATCCGTGGACGGCTCCGGCCACGGCGAAGACCAAGCGGCGGATGTAG
- a CDS encoding thioesterase domain-containing protein has translation MASRDDEHARRLRLAAGMHRVSRRSFLIGSAFGLATAADLVTTKTVQEQRQLPQILNLPDTYAEENFPSTSWILFPGYKTSWEEGLFILHSLRPALTQRGQMAVAGYSNQGMDLQHLAEVLDRYVNERQLRHLYFYGHSFGGMVAVEMTARMLAKGVDVRLIMMDSSPYSRFDVLDQAMFESVVFFYEAGYRVPSYLRGGYELGERIVNKHERSWRQVLEQTLEQLSPLAVSSTLIQSQSSYIYHFDAKRFQHSIGDTKIAWMGNPDDGTVDYRTARRSWSVNFKANLLTADLVTHGALPAHASPQWNPGIYQPLIEGVEDEFFPMPGGGKSVSVY, from the coding sequence ATGGCTTCACGGGATGACGAGCACGCCCGCCGGCTGAGGCTGGCCGCAGGGATGCACCGTGTCTCGCGGCGCTCCTTCCTGATCGGGTCCGCCTTCGGGCTGGCCACCGCGGCCGACCTCGTGACCACCAAGACCGTCCAGGAACAGCGCCAGCTTCCGCAGATCCTGAACCTGCCGGATACATACGCCGAAGAGAATTTCCCGAGCACCAGCTGGATCCTCTTTCCCGGATACAAGACCAGCTGGGAAGAGGGCCTGTTCATCCTGCACTCCCTCCGGCCTGCACTCACACAGCGCGGACAGATGGCGGTCGCGGGGTATTCCAACCAAGGCATGGATCTCCAGCATCTCGCGGAGGTGCTGGACCGGTACGTCAACGAGCGGCAGCTGCGGCATCTGTACTTCTACGGGCACAGCTTCGGCGGCATGGTCGCGGTGGAGATGACCGCTCGCATGCTGGCCAAAGGGGTCGACGTGCGGCTGATCATGATGGACTCGAGCCCGTACAGCCGATTCGACGTGCTGGACCAGGCGATGTTCGAAAGCGTCGTCTTCTTTTATGAGGCCGGCTACCGCGTGCCCAGCTATTTGCGCGGTGGCTACGAGCTCGGCGAACGGATCGTCAACAAGCACGAGCGCAGCTGGCGCCAGGTTTTGGAGCAGACCCTGGAGCAGTTGTCCCCGCTGGCCGTTTCCAGCACGTTGATCCAGTCGCAGTCCTCGTACATCTACCACTTCGATGCCAAGCGCTTCCAGCACAGCATCGGGGACACCAAGATTGCCTGGATGGGCAATCCCGACGACGGCACGGTGGACTATCGAACGGCGCGTCGCAGCTGGAGCGTGAACTTCAAGGCGAACCTGCTCACGGCCGACCTCGTCACCCATGGAGCGCTGCCGGCGCACGCGTCGCCGCAGTGGAACCCGGGCATTTACCAGCCGCTGATCGAGGGGGTCGAGGACGAGTTCTTCCCCATGCCCGGCGGCGGTAAGAGCGTGTCGGTGTACTAG
- the pyrE gene encoding orotate phosphoribosyltransferase has protein sequence MTQTSSVDRARLLELIKELAVVRGKVTLSSGAEADYYIDLRRVTLHHEASRLVGRVMLQMLDDAGIDFATAGGLTMGADPVGTAVMHAATDAGREIDAFVVRKAQKSYGMGRQVEGPDVKGRPVVVLEDTSTTGGSALTAVEGVRNAGGDVRAVAVIVDRDTGAKERIEKEAGVPYLFAFGKDELGLD, from the coding sequence ATGACCCAGACTTCTTCCGTGGACCGCGCCCGCCTGCTCGAATTGATCAAGGAATTGGCGGTGGTCCGTGGAAAGGTCACGCTGTCCAGCGGTGCCGAAGCGGATTACTACATCGACCTGCGCCGGGTCACGCTGCACCACGAGGCATCGCGGCTGGTGGGCCGGGTCATGCTGCAGATGCTGGACGACGCGGGCATCGATTTCGCGACGGCGGGCGGCCTGACAATGGGTGCGGATCCGGTCGGTACGGCCGTGATGCATGCCGCGACGGACGCCGGCCGGGAGATCGACGCGTTCGTGGTGCGCAAGGCCCAGAAGTCCTACGGCATGGGCCGCCAGGTGGAGGGTCCGGACGTGAAGGGCCGCCCCGTCGTCGTACTGGAAGACACCTCGACGACCGGTGGCTCCGCGCTGACAGCGGTGGAGGGCGTCCGGAACGCCGGCGGCGACGTCAGGGCCGTGGCGGTGATCGTGGACCGCGACACCGGCGCGAAGGAGCGGATCGAGAAGGAAGCCGGCGTGCCCTATCTGTTCGCGTTCGGCAAGGACGAGCTGGGCCTCGACTAG
- a CDS encoding VOC family protein, with protein sequence MTTRLNPYLSFRDNAREAMAFYHSVFGGDLNTSTFGEYGASDDPGEKDKVMHSMLEAPNGLVLMGADTPSSMDYNPGDNISISLSGEDEAELRGYWDKLAEGANVAEQLAKAPWGDTFGMLTDRFGINWLVNIAGQPQP encoded by the coding sequence ATGACCACGCGTCTCAATCCGTACCTGAGTTTCCGCGACAACGCCCGGGAAGCCATGGCCTTTTACCACTCGGTCTTCGGCGGTGACCTGAACACCAGCACCTTCGGCGAGTACGGCGCCAGCGATGATCCGGGCGAAAAGGACAAGGTCATGCACTCGATGCTGGAGGCACCGAACGGCCTGGTCCTGATGGGTGCGGACACTCCGAGCAGCATGGACTACAACCCTGGGGACAACATCTCGATCTCGCTCAGCGGCGAGGACGAGGCGGAGCTGCGCGGCTACTGGGACAAGCTGGCGGAGGGCGCCAACGTCGCCGAGCAGCTTGCGAAGGCGCCGTGGGGAGACACTTTCGGCATGCTGACGGACAGGTTTGGCATCAACTGGCTGGTCAACATTGCCGGCCAGCCGCAGCCTTAG
- a CDS encoding ROK family transcriptional regulator, with product MPGASDIFQLLRDGRPRTRSELAQLTGLARSTVASRVEALRKLGYIAPFGGAASTGGRPPSLFALNPSARVVAGADLGATHALVSLSDLAGEVLAEEREALNIADGPEKVLDWLGSAVGRLLEQAGRPSEDLGAIGIGLPGPVEHETGRPINPPIMPGWDRADVPAMVQQHFNVPVLVDNDVNIMALGEQATAWPEIRDLMFIKVATGIGAGIISSGQLQRGAQGTAGDLGHVRVPRGGDVLCRCGNTGCLEALAGGPALAAVLAGEGRVAETSQDVIDLVRAGDLQAIHVVRQAGRDIGDVLATCVNLVNPSVIVIGGSLAQAGEHLLAGIREVVYRRSLPLATEHLRIAPSVAGRRAGVLGAASLAISHVLSPEAIEAATR from the coding sequence ATGCCCGGTGCGAGCGACATTTTCCAGTTGCTTCGTGACGGCCGGCCGCGCACGCGCTCGGAGTTGGCGCAGTTGACCGGCCTCGCCCGCTCCACCGTCGCCTCCCGGGTGGAAGCGTTGCGGAAGCTCGGCTACATCGCTCCCTTCGGAGGGGCCGCCTCCACAGGCGGCAGGCCGCCGTCGTTGTTCGCGCTGAATCCCTCCGCCCGAGTGGTCGCTGGCGCGGACCTCGGCGCCACGCACGCCTTGGTCAGCCTGTCCGACCTCGCCGGCGAAGTGCTGGCCGAAGAGCGGGAGGCCCTGAACATCGCCGACGGGCCGGAAAAAGTGCTGGACTGGCTCGGTTCGGCGGTCGGCCGGCTGCTGGAGCAGGCGGGCCGGCCCTCCGAGGATCTCGGGGCCATCGGCATCGGGCTGCCCGGGCCGGTGGAGCACGAAACGGGTCGGCCCATCAACCCGCCGATCATGCCGGGGTGGGACCGCGCTGACGTTCCGGCGATGGTGCAGCAGCACTTCAACGTTCCCGTGCTGGTGGACAACGATGTCAACATCATGGCCCTGGGCGAGCAGGCCACCGCATGGCCGGAAATCCGGGACCTGATGTTCATTAAGGTCGCCACCGGGATCGGAGCCGGGATCATTTCGTCCGGCCAGCTTCAGCGCGGCGCCCAGGGCACCGCCGGAGACCTCGGACACGTCCGGGTTCCACGCGGCGGCGACGTGCTGTGCCGCTGCGGCAACACCGGCTGCCTGGAGGCGCTCGCGGGCGGACCCGCGCTGGCCGCCGTCCTGGCCGGCGAAGGGCGGGTGGCCGAGACCAGCCAGGACGTCATTGACCTGGTGCGGGCGGGCGACCTGCAAGCGATCCACGTGGTCCGCCAGGCCGGGCGGGATATCGGCGACGTCCTGGCGACCTGTGTGAATCTGGTCAATCCCTCGGTGATAGTGATCGGCGGCAGCTTGGCTCAGGCGGGCGAGCACCTGCTGGCCGGGATCCGCGAGGTGGTCTACCGGCGCTCGCTGCCGCTGGCCACCGAGCATCTGCGCATCGCGCCGTCGGTGGCCGGGCGGCGCGCCGGCGTGCTGGGGGCGGCCTCGCTCGCCATTAGCCACGTGCTCTCGCCCGAAGCCATCGAGGCCGCCACGCGCTAG